Proteins from a single region of Buchnera aphidicola (Cinara curvipes):
- the cspE gene encoding transcription antiterminator/RNA stability regulator CspE, whose translation MSKIKGNVKWFNESKGFGFITPEDGSKDVFVHFSAIQSNGFKTLAEGQSVEFEITEGAKGPSAANVVSL comes from the coding sequence ATGTCCAAGATTAAAGGTAATGTAAAATGGTTTAATGAATCGAAAGGTTTTGGTTTCATTACTCCGGAAGATGGAAGCAAAGATGTTTTTGTTCATTTTTCTGCTATCCAAAGCAACGGATTTAAAACTTTGGCAGAAGGTCAAAGTGTTGAATTCGAAATTACCGAAGGCGCAAAAGGGCCGTCAGCTGCTAATGTTGTTAGTTTATAA
- the ybeD gene encoding DUF493 family protein YbeD, with the protein MKNKLEKILKFPCTFTYKVIGLAQPELTNNIIKIIQQHIPGDYAPQIKSSNKGTYLSISITICAKNFKQIKNLYTELSKIHLVRMVL; encoded by the coding sequence ATGAAAAATAAACTAGAAAAAATTTTAAAATTTCCCTGTACCTTTACTTATAAAGTAATAGGTTTAGCTCAACCAGAACTAACAAATAATATTATTAAAATAATACAACAACATATACCTGGAGATTATGCTCCTCAAATAAAATCTAGTAATAAAGGAACATATTTATCTATTTCTATAACTATTTGTGCAAAAAATTTTAAACAAATAAAAAATCTGTATACAGAACTAAGTAAAATACACTTAGTTAGAATGGTTCTTTAA